One window from the genome of Salvia splendens isolate huo1 chromosome 9, SspV2, whole genome shotgun sequence encodes:
- the LOC121749329 gene encoding protein FAR1-RELATED SEQUENCE 4-like, whose amino-acid sequence MMKLPEKVPKRILANEELKKDLDSCIWSELLEPEEFEETWLTIMDQYGLQNESWFTNMFTQREYWIPAYFRDFPMGSLLKTTSFSESENSFFKRYTKPHFNLADFVMHYNSALDAQRNLSERLDFVDATKVPFLSTELLFENHAAYIYTNRIFQQVQNEIVEAHQRCRMTHFEMEDNTEIYTITDNLRNKVVVRHEVGTESYHCDFSLIDRKRVVTAKLHSLYFRLVQRAQSNDDDIVALFDGMEELSQKLFGGTVPSWSSMDKAQRIEGLYGASRPSVVNVHPPDVVSTKGSGSSSGKRIASATEKAIILQNKPKRRCAKCREMGHHDARNCGREKGKSKM is encoded by the exons ATGATGAAGCTTCCTGAAAAGGTACCCAAAAGAATACTTGCCAACgaagagttgaagaaggatttgGACTCTTGTATATGGTCTGAATTGTTGGAGCCAGAGGAATTCGAAGAAACTTGGCTGACCATTATGGACCAATATGGTTTACAAAATGAATCCTGGTTCACAAATATGTTCACACAACGAGAGTATTGGATTCCAGCATATTTTAGGGATTTCCCAATGGGGTCGCTGTTGAAGACAACATCATTCTCTGAGTCCGAGAACAGCTTTTTCAAAAGGTACACAAAACCCCACTTCAATCTTGCTGACTTTGTGATGCACTACAACAGCGCGTTAGATGCTCAACGTAACCTATCAGAAAGGCTAGATTTCGTTGATGCTACAAAAGTCCCCTTCCTCTCAACGGAGCTCTTATTTGAGAACCACGCAGCATATATTTATACAAATCGCATCTTTCAGCAAGTTCAAAATGAGATCGTCGAGGCTCATCAACGTTGCAGAATGACTCACTTCGAGATGGAAGATAATACTGAGATTTATACAATAACGGACAACCTTCGAAATAAAGTTGTTGTCCGCCACGAAGTTGGCACCGAATCGTACCACTGTGATT TTTCACTAATTGATCGCAAGCGAGTTGTAACAGCCAAACTGCATTCACTATACTTTCGCTTAGTCCAACGAGCACAGAGCAATGACGATGACATTGTTGCATTATTCGACGGAATGGAAGAACTTAGTCAAAAACTCTTTGGGGGTACAGTACCTTCATGGTCTTCCATGGATAAAGCACAGAGGATTGAGGGTCTGTACGGGGCATCTCGACCGAGTGTTGTTAACGTGCACCCTCCCGATGTAGTGAGTACAAAGGGATCTGGCAGCAGTTCTGGAAAGCGAATTGCGTCAGCAACTGAGAAGGCCATCATACTACAGAATAAACCTAAGAGGCGATGTGCAAAGTGTCGAGAAATGGGCCATCACGATGCAAGGAATTGTGGTAGGGAGAAAGGAAAATCTAAAATGTAG